TTACATGTTGCCCCCTAACAGAACCATTAGGGCCTGCTTTAACTTCCACGACTCCTGAAATAGCTACACGACATTCCTGGCCGGCACCACAATTTTCATACATTACTCCAACAACTGAAGTATGTCCATTAATATTGGTTGAGGATATTCCAGTGGTTGGATGAATAATAACGATATCTCCTTTAGCTAGAGCTGCGGTATTATTGACCAATACAACAGTAATTGCATCGCTTGTTGCAGCTGTTCCAGCACCAAGCCCAATATCACCTGCTACCTGTAGTTTACTTGTAGGTACTGAAACCCCAATTCCAATGTTCCCATTATGAGTGATTATCATTCTATTTGTGCTGCTTATGGCATCATTTTCAGTAGTAGTGAAAATTAATTCAGTACCCATTCCTATGGTTGACCAATTTTGACTGGTTCTTGCAGACATACCTGCATTTGGACCATTAGGACCCCATGTTAATCCATTATAACCACTAAGGCCATAAATTCCTAATGTAAATCCTGAAGGAGGAGCTGATGGAGAACTTAGAACATTATCTGATCTGAAAATCAAGAAACCTGGTTCTGATATGGATGAGCCCATCAGCACAGTGCGGGGCTCAGTATCACTTGCAATGTGAAGAACAGTTCCAGGAGCATTTGTTCCGATACCAACACGGCCCGTAGAAGTAACCCTCATTCTTTCTAAAGAGAATGTTTTTATAGCAAAATCCTGTTCATTTGTGGTTCCGATAAAACTATTTGGATCAGTAATGTTATTTCCAAACAATTCCCATGCGTTTGATCCACCACCACCTGTATCCCAAGCAGTTCCATCCCAATGCACAAAGTTTTTAAGATCCAAATCATAAACAAGTAAACCTGCTTCTGAATTATTAAGTCCTGAAATTGCAGTTCTTTGAGCCGTACTTAATCTTGGTATTAATATACCTCTAACAGTATCTTGAATATGTAATTTTGCGAAAGGGTTTGGAGGATTTTCACCAATGGAAACATTTCCATTACCATTTATTATCATTCTCGTTTTCTTTTGAACACTGCCAATATTTGTAGTATAAAAATGCAGCCTGGCACCATTTCCAGTAGAAAATGATTCTGTAGAAAAAGCAGAAATTCCTGCAGCTGGTCCAGAATTCATTATTCCTATACCATCATGCCCACCAAACCCAAATTCACCTAATTTGAAATTAGCAGGAGTAGCTGACATTCCATCTATAATTCCTCCTGACCTTGCAACATAAAAACCTCCCTCTTGAACAGCAGAGTTTAGTAAAAGGTAGGGCATGCTATCATTAGTAATTTGCAGGGCAGACATAGGATTTTTTATTCCCATTCCAATTAATCCGTCTTTTTTAATAGTCATTCGAAGATTGTTTACAGTCCTAAATTCTAAATCTACGCTGTCAATAGTTCCAATGAAATCCACGCCCTCAACTGTACCAGTATTTCCTAACAGTGCCCAAGCATTTGCAGCTCCGTCAGCTCCATTGCAGATATAACTTGTAGATGTAACCTCACTAAAATCAAGAAACCCATCATTATTTAAATCAGTTCCTGTTTCCATTAGTTGTCCTCCATTAATACAATTTACTCCTGCGGGCTCAAAAGTTAGATTTGTTAAGGAATTTAATCCGGTTGCTCCAGTGGCTCCGTCTATTCCATTATTTCCAGTTGCGCCAGTTGCTCCATCAAGTCCATTATTTCCTGTTGCTCCCGTGGCACCGTCTATTCCATTGTTTCCCGTTGCTCCAGTTGCTCCATCTATTCCATTATTTCCTGTTGCACCTGTGGCACCGTCTAGTCCATTGTTTCCTGTTGCGCCTGTGGCACCGTCTAGTCCATTGTTTCCTGTTGCTCCCGTTGCTCCATCTATTCCATCTACTCCATTTGTTCCGTCAAGGCCTGTGGCTCCTGTTGCGCCATCTATTCCATCTACTCCATTTGTTCCGTCAAGACCTGTAGCTCCGGTTGCTCCGTCTATTCCATCTACTCCGTTTGTTCCGTCAAGACCTGTGGCTCCGGTTGCGCCATCTACTCCATTTGTTCCGTCAAGGCCTGTGGCTCCGGTTGCTCCGTCTATTCCATCAATTCCGTTTGTTCCGGCAAGTCCTGTGGCTCCTGTTGCTCCGTCTATTCCATCTGTTCCGTTTGTTCCGTCAAGACCTGTGGCTCCGGTTGCTCCGTCTATTCCATCTGTTCCGTTTGTTCCGTCAAGGCCTGTGGCTCCGGTTGCTCCGTCTATTCCATCTGTTCCGTTTGTTCCGTCAAGGCCTGTTGCTCCCGTAGATCCATCTAAACCATTTGTTCCATCAAGACCAGTTGCACCTGTGGCTCCATCTAAACCATTGTTTCCCGTTGCACCGTCTAGTCCATTGTTTCCAGTTGCTCCCGTTGCTCCATCAAGTCCATTGTTTCCAGTTGCGCCAGTTGCTCCGTCTAGACCATTGTTTCCCGTTGCTCCCGTTGCTCCATCAAGTCCATTATTTCCTGTTGCGCCTGTGGCACCGTCTATTCCATTGTTTCCCGTTGCTCCCGCTGCTCCATCTATTCCATTATTTCCTGTTGCGCCAGTTGCTCCGTCTACTCCATTGTTTCCTGTTGCTCCAGTTGCACCGTCTACTCCATTGTTTCCTGTTGCGCCCGTTGATCCGTCAAGTCCATTTGTTCCGGTTGCTCCCGTGGCACCGTCTATTCCATTGTTTCCTGTTGCTCCCGTTGCTCCATCAAGTCCATTATTTCCTGTTGCGCCTGTGGCACCATCTATTCCATTGTTTCCTGTTGCTCCCGTTGCTCCGTCTATTCCATTGTTTCCTGTTGCGCCCGTTGCACCATCAAGTCCATTGTTTCCAGTTGCACCCGTTGCTCCGTCTAGACCATTGTTTCCTGTTGCGCCTGTGGCACCGTCTATTCCATTGTTTCCTGATGCACCGGTTGCACCGTCTATTCCATTGTTTCCGTTTGTTCCATTAAGACCTGTTGCACCCGTAGCTCCAGCTACCCCACTTTGTGCAGTACCGGCATGAAAAGCATATGGAACAGCCTGGAATTGGGTTATACCCATACTGATGTAATTGGTTCCCCCAAGAGGATCAATGGAAACCTCAAGAAAATGAGAATTTGAAGCCCAAGCAATGGATTGTATATTTCCTATAGTACTTGTTCCATTGCCAATTACTATATTAAATAAACCAAACTGATTTGTTATTATCTGATGGGATTCAAGGTAGGCAACGTTTGTGGGAGGGTTGCCTGTTAATACTTTTATCTGAACTCCAATACTTGCGTTTGCAAGTGCAACTCCGTTTGCATCCCTGGCGATTGCCTGATAATTGATACCTTGTACAGGTACTGTTTGAGCAATTGCTGAAAAGTAAAAAGAAAAGGCAATTATAACAAAAGAGAAAACTAATCTGTAAAATTTTATCATATAACTTCAGTAAAATGCAATTTGGCGAAATTAAAATTTTATTTGCTAAAATCCTACAAAAATTGCAATGAAGTTATTTTTAAATTCGTACTCCAATTATAAGAATATCATCAACTTGCTCCTCATTTCCTCTCCATTCTTCGATTATATTATCAAGATAATTTTTTTGCTCTTTTGTATTTAAATGTTGGATATCAAGCAAGGTTTGTCTGAATTGTTTTGCCATGAATTTTTTTCCCTTACTGCCCCCAAATTGATCTACGTAACCATCGGAAAAAATGTAAACAGTATCGCCCTTTTCAAGGTTAAATTTATGATTGGTATAATATTTTTGATTTTCTCCCACAAACATTCCAATTGGGAACTTATCGGCCTTTATTTCAATTAGTTCATTTTTACGAATAATATAAAGAGGATTATATGCACCTGCATACTCGATTTCATTTTTTTCAAAGTCGATGGAGCAAAGGGCAATATCCATTCCGTCTTTTGTTGTGTTTTCATCAAGTCCTTGATGAAGTGTTTCACTAACACCGTTATTAAGATAGTTTAATATTGTTGCAGGTTCTAATTCATTAAGTTTATTAACTATATGTTTAAGTATATTATATCCAACTATAGACATAAAAGCACCAGGAACTCCGTGTCCTGTACAATCTACAGCAGAGAAAAATACTTTGTTTTCCTTTTTCTCAAGCCAATAAAAATCACCACTAACAATATCCTTCGGCTTGAAAAGAATAAAGGAATCGGGTAGATGTTTTTTTACAATTGAATCTGGAGGCAATATAGCCTCTTGAATTCTCTTTGCATATTTAATACTATCTGTTACTTGGTTATATAGAAATTCTAATTTTTCTCGCTGAACTTCAATCTCCTCCTTTTGCCTTACAACCTCCGCAGTTCTTTCCTCGACTTTTCTTTCTAATGACCGTTCATTTTCCCGAAGATCATCACGCATTTTAATTAATGCAAAACCTAGATTATCCTGATCACTTAATGGTTGATATTCATAATCAAAATTTCCAGCACCAACTTCATTGGCAAACACCCTAGTTCTAATTACACTCTCTATTAATTGATTTAATGCAACAGACATTTCACCAATTTCATCATTTCTAAATGAAATCTTTTGCTCTGTTACAGTTCCCTTACTCATTAGAAGAAGTATTTTTTTCAAATGATTGACGGGCTTTACAATCGAATTCACTGTTAATGTAGCAATAAGCACTCCTCCTAAAAGGAGTATCATTCCTAGACTTTTAACAATTAATAATAATAAATCAAAGGATTTAAGCATTTGATCACTAACTCTAGTTGATCTTTCATGATGGGTAATTATTAGATCGGAAAGATTCTCAAGAATTATTTTTGTTTTTGTATCAATTTCTCCATCTTCATCTACAGTTGGACGAAAAAAGAAAACAATTGTTGGGTCATCATAACTGGAAAAGGAATTCAAATTTGTCATGATTTCCTTATGCTCTTTGAACAGCAATTCAATTAAGCTAAAAATACTTGAAATTGTATTTTGTTCATCAAGACTCCAGTTTAAGGAAAGTTCATTAATTTTTCTTTTAAGTTCAGGATAATCTTCATTTATTAACTTGCGAAGTTTTTCTTTATCAAAATTATCGTCACTAGATTGAATAAAGGCCCAGTTTGTAATATACATTTTTGACCTAACGATCATTAAATTGAGTTCTTCCAGGGCGCCAACAGAGGGTGAAATTACATTTGTAATTTCATCATTGATTTCTTTACTTTTGTTAATTGTATTTTGTGTAAAAAAAAAGGCTGTTATT
This sequence is a window from Bacteroidota bacterium. Protein-coding genes within it:
- a CDS encoding calcium-binding protein is translated as MIKFYRLVFSFVIIAFSFYFSAIAQTVPVQGINYQAIARDANGVALANASIGVQIKVLTGNPPTNVAYLESHQIITNQFGLFNIVIGNGTSTIGNIQSIAWASNSHFLEVSIDPLGGTNYISMGITQFQAVPYAFHAGTAQSGVAGATGATGLNGTNGNNGIDGATGASGNNGIDGATGATGNNGLDGATGATGNNGLDGATGATGNNGIDGATGATGNNGIDGATGATGNNGLDGATGATGNNGIDGATGATGTNGLDGSTGATGNNGVDGATGATGNNGVDGATGATGNNGIDGAAGATGNNGIDGATGATGNNGLDGATGATGNNGLDGATGATGNNGLDGATGATGNNGLDGATGNNGLDGATGATGLDGTNGLDGSTGATGLDGTNGTDGIDGATGATGLDGTNGTDGIDGATGATGLDGTNGTDGIDGATGATGLAGTNGIDGIDGATGATGLDGTNGVDGATGATGLDGTNGVDGIDGATGATGLDGTNGVDGIDGATGATGLDGTNGVDGIDGATGATGNNGLDGATGATGNNGLDGATGATGNNGIDGATGATGNNGIDGATGATGNNGLDGATGATGNNGIDGATGATGLNSLTNLTFEPAGVNCINGGQLMETGTDLNNDGFLDFSEVTSTSYICNGADGAANAWALLGNTGTVEGVDFIGTIDSVDLEFRTVNNLRMTIKKDGLIGMGIKNPMSALQITNDSMPYLLLNSAVQEGGFYVARSGGIIDGMSATPANFKLGEFGFGGHDGIGIMNSGPAAGISAFSTESFSTGNGARLHFYTTNIGSVQKKTRMIINGNGNVSIGENPPNPFAKLHIQDTVRGILIPRLSTAQRTAISGLNNSEAGLLVYDLDLKNFVHWDGTAWDTGGGGSNAWELFGNNITDPNSFIGTTNEQDFAIKTFSLERMRVTSTGRVGIGTNAPGTVLHIASDTEPRTVLMGSSISEPGFLIFRSDNVLSSPSAPPSGFTLGIYGLSGYNGLTWGPNGPNAGMSARTSQNWSTIGMGTELIFTTTENDAISSTNRMIITHNGNIGIGVSVPTSKLQVAGDIGLGAGTAATSDAITVVLVNNTAALAKGDIVIIHPTTGISSTNINGHTSVVGVMYENCGAGQECRVAISGVVEVKAGPNGSVRGQHVITSTTPGGAGSVSTPGAGSSIGLWLDAVGSGAFGRVILK
- a CDS encoding SpoIIE family protein phosphatase, producing MKFRFTIGRKIGFGFGTLILLTITAFFFTQNTINKSKEINDEITNVISPSVGALEELNLMIVRSKMYITNWAFIQSSDDNFDKEKLRKLINEDYPELKRKINELSLNWSLDEQNTISSIFSLIELLFKEHKEIMTNLNSFSSYDDPTIVFFFRPTVDEDGEIDTKTKIILENLSDLIITHHERSTRVSDQMLKSFDLLLLIVKSLGMILLLGGVLIATLTVNSIVKPVNHLKKILLLMSKGTVTEQKISFRNDEIGEMSVALNQLIESVIRTRVFANEVGAGNFDYEYQPLSDQDNLGFALIKMRDDLRENERSLERKVEERTAEVVRQKEEIEVQREKLEFLYNQVTDSIKYAKRIQEAILPPDSIVKKHLPDSFILFKPKDIVSGDFYWLEKKENKVFFSAVDCTGHGVPGAFMSIVGYNILKHIVNKLNELEPATILNYLNNGVSETLHQGLDENTTKDGMDIALCSIDFEKNEIEYAGAYNPLYIIRKNELIEIKADKFPIGMFVGENQKYYTNHKFNLEKGDTVYIFSDGYVDQFGGSKGKKFMAKQFRQTLLDIQHLNTKEQKNYLDNIIEEWRGNEEQVDDILIIGVRI